A single genomic interval of Stieleria maiorica harbors:
- a CDS encoding type VI secretion system contractile sheath domain-containing protein: protein MSNSFESSFQFGNAGSARQLDPQEPMRIVVMGNFSGSADADGSVAERKFRRVDIDNFEDVLQKIAPKASVRIGDSADAMIEIGISELDDFHPDALYRNVPIFHELRQLRKRLMDPNSFSDAAAELNQTLALQTDSESKGTAQETPTAPDSPPAATDESDADTLERVLGQSAKRVDTSAAKPPQVDIQSLINQIVAPYIEPKPDPRQDEYVSHTDSAIAGQMRAILHDRSFQQLEAAWLGLSFLVSQVAQSEEVQVFLWDVTKAELLHAGESASEQLEDSLLFRRLVTDREQATFSLLVSTETFSHELNDLILLTRLGAIGANSGGPVLAAASPQLVGCQNWTDEIPKPNAEANRREQDWQSIRTSAAAAWIGLAGPRFLLRLPYGASTSPVDAFDFQEIDDPIANHQSLLWGASSLFVATLLATSYLQSGWQMTPGDLQDIGDLPALTYKDEDGEVHLKACAEVFLSERVAEQILDQGVMPLMSFKNRNVARVLRVQSVSSPASALAGPWS from the coding sequence TTGTCTAATTCATTTGAATCCAGTTTTCAGTTCGGCAATGCCGGATCGGCTCGTCAGCTTGATCCCCAAGAACCGATGCGGATCGTGGTGATGGGAAATTTTTCCGGCAGCGCCGACGCTGATGGATCGGTGGCCGAACGCAAGTTCCGGCGCGTGGACATCGACAACTTTGAAGACGTTCTGCAAAAAATCGCCCCGAAGGCGTCAGTCCGAATCGGCGACAGTGCCGATGCGATGATTGAAATCGGCATTAGCGAACTGGACGATTTTCACCCCGACGCACTTTACCGCAACGTGCCGATCTTTCACGAATTGCGTCAATTGCGGAAACGATTGATGGATCCGAATTCGTTCTCGGATGCCGCGGCGGAATTGAACCAGACACTTGCACTTCAAACCGACAGCGAATCCAAAGGCACGGCCCAGGAAACGCCGACGGCACCGGATTCGCCTCCGGCCGCCACCGATGAGAGTGATGCGGACACATTGGAACGCGTGTTGGGGCAATCCGCCAAACGCGTCGACACGTCCGCCGCCAAACCACCACAGGTGGACATCCAAAGTTTGATCAACCAGATCGTCGCCCCTTACATCGAACCGAAACCCGATCCGAGGCAGGACGAGTATGTCAGCCACACCGATTCCGCGATCGCGGGCCAGATGCGGGCGATTCTTCACGACCGATCGTTCCAGCAATTGGAAGCGGCGTGGTTGGGATTGAGTTTCCTGGTGTCTCAGGTGGCACAGTCCGAAGAGGTCCAGGTTTTTCTATGGGACGTGACCAAAGCGGAATTGTTACACGCAGGTGAGTCGGCGTCGGAACAACTGGAAGACTCGCTGCTGTTTCGCCGATTGGTGACCGATCGAGAGCAAGCGACATTCTCGCTGCTCGTCAGTACGGAAACGTTCAGCCACGAATTGAATGATCTGATCTTGCTGACTCGCTTGGGCGCCATCGGGGCGAACTCCGGCGGCCCGGTGCTGGCGGCGGCATCGCCGCAATTGGTCGGCTGTCAGAACTGGACCGACGAGATCCCCAAACCGAACGCCGAAGCGAATCGCCGGGAACAAGACTGGCAGAGCATTCGCACCAGCGCGGCGGCCGCTTGGATCGGCTTGGCCGGCCCCCGGTTTTTGTTGCGGTTGCCCTACGGCGCCTCGACCAGCCCGGTCGACGCATTTGATTTTCAGGAAATCGACGACCCGATCGCGAATCACCAGTCGTTGTTGTGGGGCGCATCCTCCTTGTTCGTGGCAACCTTGCTGGCGACGTCGTACTTGCAATCCGGGTGGCAGATGACGCCGGGAGATCTGCAGGACATCGGAGACTTGCCGGCGCTGACGTACAAGGATGAAGACGGCGAAGTCCATCTGAAGGCCTGTGCCGAAGTCTTTTTATCCGAGCGGGTCGCCGAACAGATTCTCGATCAAGGCGTGATGCCGTTGATGAGTTTTAAGAATCGCAACGTCGCGCGTGTGCTGCGTGTGCAATCGGTCTCGTCTCCAGCGTCGGCGCTTGCCGGCCCCTGGTCCTAG
- a CDS encoding peptidylprolyl isomerase has protein sequence MLRIQARHIQVSTPELANEVMTQWQQGASFDQLAQTYSECPTARQGGSLGEFGPGHMAPELEPVFIEGDIGSVYGPVATAHGYHLVEVTGRKDYP, from the coding sequence GTGCTACGTATTCAAGCCCGCCACATCCAGGTCTCGACACCCGAACTGGCCAATGAGGTCATGACCCAATGGCAGCAGGGGGCCAGTTTCGATCAACTCGCGCAGACCTATTCGGAATGTCCCACCGCTCGCCAAGGTGGATCGTTGGGGGAATTCGGACCCGGACACATGGCCCCCGAATTGGAACCGGTTTTCATTGAAGGCGACATCGGCAGCGTCTACGGCCCGGTGGCCACCGCACACGGATACCACCTCGTCGAAGTCACCGGACGTAAGGACTATCCCTAG
- the tssF gene encoding type VI secretion system baseplate subunit TssF: protein MDPRLLHYYNQELQFVRESGAEFAAEYPKIASRLGIDDFECADPYVERLFEGFALLAARIQLKLDAEFPRLTQHLLEMVCPHYLAPQPAMAVVEFRPDLTEGTLAEGFRLPRHTLLHSLLGKGEQTRCTFRTADEVTLWPIKLSKADYFLRDVAALGLPDHPSVKAALVLRLESTAGLKFNQIPIDQLPLFIRGATDIPMRIYEQLMTGTVGIAVRRGGSQSPWDVHFGKSKVRPRGFDDDQALLPYGPRSFQGYRLLQEYFSFPQRYMFAQINELGPAVKRCDSESIEIAILIRRGDPQLANRVDASHFSLFSCPAINLFEKRADRIHLSDRTAEYQVMPDRTRPLDFEVYEVGEVRGYGTSNDREQEFKPFYSLSDFTADHRARAYYTVMRRQRVLSAKHKQYGPRSSYVGSETFLSLVDANESPYSHELRQLSIETLCTNRDLPLQMPVGISETDFTLEVSAPVESVRCLAGPTKPMPSKSYEQGQTTWRLINHLSLNYLSLVNSKTGGATALRELLSLYSDTNNVMTGKQIDAVRSIESTPVTRPLPSTGPLSFGRGLELTLTLDETGFEGTGAFLMAAVLNEFFAKYVSINSFTETVFRTTERGEVTRWPAKMGRRHAL, encoded by the coding sequence ATGGATCCGCGTTTGCTGCACTATTACAACCAGGAACTCCAATTCGTTCGCGAATCCGGGGCCGAGTTTGCGGCTGAGTATCCCAAGATTGCCAGCCGCCTGGGGATCGACGACTTCGAATGCGCCGATCCCTACGTCGAACGCTTGTTCGAAGGATTCGCCCTGCTGGCGGCGCGAATTCAGCTCAAGCTGGATGCCGAGTTTCCTCGATTGACCCAGCATCTGTTGGAGATGGTGTGTCCGCATTACTTGGCGCCCCAACCGGCGATGGCGGTCGTGGAGTTTCGTCCCGACCTGACCGAAGGCACGCTCGCCGAGGGCTTCCGTCTACCACGCCACACGTTGCTGCACAGCTTGCTGGGCAAGGGCGAACAGACCCGTTGCACCTTTCGGACGGCAGACGAGGTCACGTTGTGGCCGATCAAATTGAGCAAGGCAGACTATTTCTTGCGAGACGTCGCGGCGTTGGGATTGCCGGATCATCCGTCGGTCAAAGCGGCATTGGTGCTGCGATTGGAATCCACCGCGGGTTTGAAATTCAATCAGATACCGATCGACCAGTTGCCGCTGTTCATTCGCGGCGCCACCGACATCCCGATGCGGATTTATGAACAGTTGATGACCGGCACCGTTGGGATTGCGGTACGGCGCGGTGGATCGCAGTCACCGTGGGACGTGCACTTTGGCAAATCCAAGGTTCGTCCGCGTGGTTTTGACGACGACCAGGCCTTGCTGCCTTACGGCCCGCGATCCTTCCAGGGTTACCGCTTGCTGCAAGAGTATTTTTCGTTCCCGCAACGTTACATGTTCGCCCAGATCAATGAATTGGGGCCTGCGGTCAAGCGATGCGACAGCGAATCGATCGAAATCGCGATCTTGATTCGGCGCGGTGATCCACAACTGGCTAACCGTGTCGACGCCAGCCACTTTTCGCTGTTCAGTTGTCCGGCGATCAATCTGTTTGAAAAACGCGCCGATCGAATTCACTTGAGCGACCGAACGGCGGAATATCAGGTCATGCCCGACCGAACGCGCCCGCTGGATTTCGAAGTCTACGAAGTCGGTGAAGTGCGCGGTTATGGCACCAGCAATGACCGCGAACAAGAGTTCAAGCCCTTTTATTCGCTCAGCGACTTTACCGCCGACCATCGCGCCCGGGCGTACTACACCGTCATGCGACGCCAACGTGTGCTGTCGGCCAAGCACAAGCAGTACGGCCCGCGATCGAGCTACGTCGGCAGCGAGACGTTTCTAAGTCTGGTCGACGCCAATGAATCACCGTATTCGCACGAATTGCGGCAACTGTCGATCGAAACGCTTTGCACCAATCGCGATTTGCCGCTGCAAATGCCGGTCGGAATCAGCGAGACCGATTTTACGCTGGAGGTCAGCGCGCCGGTTGAATCCGTGCGCTGTTTGGCCGGCCCGACCAAGCCGATGCCGTCTAAGAGTTACGAGCAGGGGCAAACGACGTGGCGGCTGATCAATCACCTTTCGCTGAATTACCTATCGTTGGTCAACAGCAAAACCGGCGGCGCGACGGCACTGCGAGAACTGCTTTCGCTTTACTCGGACACAAACAACGTGATGACGGGGAAGCAGATCGATGCCGTCCGGTCGATCGAATCCACGCCCGTGACGCGGCCCTTGCCCTCCACGGGACCGCTCAGCTTTGGGCGTGGGCTGGAGCTGACACTCACGTTGGACGAAACCGGATTCGAGGGGACCGGCGCGTTTCTGATGGCGGCCGTGCTGAATGAATTCTTTGCCAAGTACGTATCAATCAACTCATTTACCGAGACGGTTTTTCGAACGACCGAGCGAGGTGAGGTAACGCGATGGCCCGCGAAGATGGGACGACGGCACGCCCTGTAG
- a CDS encoding class I SAM-dependent methyltransferase yields the protein MDLREIEIPVCWDAPPPKILRTIEIADRLRETLMSDACDSDIPALVNSNFYIAYHALKHVRDTGMGGDLSFCEWGSGLGVVTCIASQLGFNATGIEIEGSLCEFARTLADEAGVAAEFIQASYRDLRREGTLSEGRLSEGTLSEGTLSDGTLSGGTLSGAVVYVYPWPAEERFIESVFRDVTDAGSVLISYHGGTSLRARRKRS from the coding sequence ATGGATTTACGTGAGATCGAGATTCCTGTTTGCTGGGACGCGCCCCCGCCGAAGATCCTGCGCACGATTGAAATCGCCGATCGATTGCGTGAGACGTTGATGTCGGACGCGTGTGACTCCGACATCCCGGCTTTGGTCAACAGCAACTTTTACATCGCCTACCATGCGCTCAAACACGTACGGGACACGGGAATGGGCGGCGACCTGTCGTTTTGTGAATGGGGCAGCGGACTGGGCGTGGTCACCTGCATCGCGTCGCAGTTGGGATTCAACGCAACAGGAATTGAGATCGAAGGGTCACTTTGTGAGTTCGCCAGAACACTGGCCGACGAGGCCGGTGTCGCCGCCGAATTCATTCAAGCCAGCTACCGTGATCTCCGCCGAGAGGGCACACTGTCCGAGGGGAGACTGTCTGAGGGCACACTGTCTGAGGGCACACTGTCTGACGGGACACTGTCTGGGGGTACCCTGTCCGGCGCGGTGGTCTATGTCTATCCGTGGCCGGCCGAAGAAAGATTTATCGAGTCAGTGTTCCGAGACGTTACCGACGCCGGCTCGGTGTTGATTTCCTATCATGGCGGAACTTCACTCCGTGCGCGTCGAAAACGGTCTTGA
- the tssG gene encoding type VI secretion system baseplate subunit TssG, translated as MAREDGTTARPVDGTLQRLNDQPYKFDFYQAMRLLECMFSDSPRFGHTVRLSDDRVRLTQQPSLSFAPSSLSEFELGGGAGGNDYHKMAVRFFGLCGPNGALPLHLTEYIRDRIQHHDDTTFAAFLDVFHHRMLSLFYRAWADAQPVAHFDRPESDRFSVYVGSLMGIGMPSLEDRDELPDLAKLFYAGRFACQAKNPEGLEAMISDFFKVPCQIDEFVGRWTEIPEDCRFHLGDDPDSSSVGVACTLGSHVWECQQNFRLTVGPVGWDDFARLLPGGDSLHRLTAMVKNYIGEELLWDLNLVLKKEETPSWRLGEAKLGQTMWMDAAGVQEDPKDLLLHS; from the coding sequence ATGGCCCGCGAAGATGGGACGACGGCACGCCCTGTAGACGGGACGTTGCAACGGCTAAACGATCAACCGTACAAGTTTGATTTCTATCAAGCGATGCGGTTGCTGGAATGTATGTTTTCCGATTCCCCGCGATTCGGTCACACCGTTCGTCTGTCCGATGACCGCGTCCGGCTGACCCAGCAACCGTCGCTCAGTTTCGCGCCCTCATCGTTGTCAGAGTTTGAACTCGGCGGAGGGGCCGGCGGCAATGATTATCACAAAATGGCCGTCCGCTTTTTCGGGCTGTGCGGTCCCAACGGCGCCCTGCCGCTGCATTTGACCGAATACATCCGTGATCGCATCCAGCACCACGACGACACGACCTTTGCCGCGTTTCTGGATGTCTTCCATCACCGCATGCTGTCGTTGTTCTATCGGGCCTGGGCAGACGCGCAGCCGGTCGCCCATTTCGATCGTCCCGAATCGGATCGGTTTTCGGTCTACGTCGGTTCGCTGATGGGGATCGGGATGCCGTCGCTGGAGGATCGTGACGAATTGCCTGATTTGGCAAAGCTTTTTTACGCCGGCCGATTCGCTTGCCAGGCCAAAAACCCCGAAGGCCTGGAGGCGATGATTTCAGATTTCTTTAAAGTGCCTTGCCAGATCGACGAGTTTGTCGGCCGCTGGACCGAGATTCCAGAGGACTGTCGCTTCCATCTCGGCGACGATCCCGACAGTTCCAGCGTCGGCGTCGCCTGCACTCTCGGATCACACGTTTGGGAGTGCCAGCAGAACTTCCGCCTCACCGTCGGCCCCGTCGGTTGGGATGATTTTGCCCGTCTGCTTCCCGGCGGTGACAGCCTGCATCGTTTGACCGCGATGGTCAAGAACTACATCGGCGAAGAATTGCTGTGGGATCTGAATCTGGTCCTGAAGAAAGAGGAAACGCCTTCGTGGCGATTGGGCGAAGCAAAACTCGGGCAAACCATGTGGATGGATGCCGCCGGAGTCCAAGAGGACCCGAAAGACTTACTGTTGCACAGCTGA
- the tssH gene encoding type VI secretion system ATPase TssH, with protein sequence MSDISRTALFGKLNSVGYKSIESATVFCKMRGNPYVELVHWFNQILQLEDSDLHHIVKQFNLNPSKLVKDMTESLDKLPRGSTSISDLSSHIEEAVERGWVFGTLMFGESQVRTGHLVVGMLKTRSLTHALYDISPEFEKVKLDTLTDRFGEVVSGSPEESMHASDGFQVGGGAAPGEASGAMPPAAMGKQEALKQFTVDLTENARQGKIDPIVGRDEEIRQIIDILMRRRQNNPILTGEAGVGKTAVVEGFALKIASGDVPPPLKDVTLRALDVGLLQAGASMKGEFENRLKQVIEEVQSSEKPIIMFIDEAHTLVGAGGAAGTGDAANLLKPALARGTLRTVAATTWAEYKKHIEKDPALTRRFQVVQVEEPSEERAILMMRGITSTLEKHHKVKVLDEALEAAVKLSHRYIPARQLPDKSVSLLDTAAARVAISQHAVPAEVDDSRKRIDALNTELRIIADENLVGVETTERQKRATEALAYEQERLSGLEERWNNEKELVEKILDVRSRLRGHHGKVEGTDSPLEKAADAEAETVKVQTAEASDDKTEAKLSDADRQKLLDELKDLQTKLQELQGEHPLILPTVDEQAVGSVVQDWTGIPVGRMVKDELATVLKLADILNDRIIGQRHALEMIAKRIQTSRASLDNPGKPIGVFMLAGPSGVGKTETALALAEALYGGEQNVITINMSEFQEAHTVSTLKGAPPGYVGYGEGGVLTEAVRRRPYSVVLLDEVEKAHHDVHEIFFQVFDKGWMEDGEGRVIDFKNTLILLTTNAGTDLTMNMCKDPELMPDPEGLAKALRGPLLKVFPPALLGRIVTIPYYPLSDEMVGAIAKLQLGRIAKRMQANHGIPFTYDDEVIKLIASRCTELESGGRMIDAILTNTVLPQISGEFLTRMMEGDPAKKVHVSVKDGEFDYQFD encoded by the coding sequence GTGTCCGATATCAGCCGCACCGCACTGTTTGGAAAACTCAACAGTGTCGGTTACAAGTCGATCGAGAGTGCCACCGTGTTTTGCAAAATGCGCGGCAATCCCTACGTCGAACTCGTTCACTGGTTCAATCAGATCCTGCAACTGGAAGACTCGGATCTTCACCACATCGTCAAGCAGTTCAACCTGAACCCGTCCAAGTTGGTCAAGGACATGACCGAATCGCTGGACAAACTGCCGCGGGGATCCACGTCGATTTCAGATTTGTCATCCCACATCGAAGAAGCGGTCGAACGGGGATGGGTTTTCGGCACGCTGATGTTCGGTGAATCGCAGGTGCGTACCGGGCATCTGGTGGTCGGCATGCTCAAGACGCGCAGCTTGACGCACGCGCTGTATGACATCTCGCCCGAATTCGAAAAGGTGAAACTGGACACGTTGACCGACCGCTTTGGCGAAGTCGTCAGCGGTTCGCCGGAAGAATCGATGCACGCCAGCGACGGATTCCAGGTCGGCGGCGGCGCCGCTCCGGGCGAAGCCAGCGGCGCGATGCCTCCCGCGGCGATGGGCAAACAGGAAGCGCTCAAACAATTCACCGTCGATCTGACCGAGAACGCGCGCCAGGGCAAAATCGATCCGATCGTCGGACGCGACGAAGAGATTCGTCAAATCATCGACATCCTGATGCGCCGTCGGCAAAACAACCCGATTTTGACCGGTGAAGCCGGTGTAGGAAAAACGGCTGTCGTCGAAGGATTCGCACTCAAGATTGCTTCCGGCGATGTTCCGCCGCCGCTGAAGGATGTCACGTTGCGTGCATTGGACGTGGGACTTCTGCAGGCCGGTGCCAGCATGAAGGGCGAATTCGAAAACCGGCTCAAACAGGTGATCGAAGAGGTTCAGTCGTCGGAAAAACCGATCATCATGTTCATCGACGAAGCCCATACGTTGGTCGGCGCCGGCGGGGCCGCGGGAACCGGCGATGCGGCCAACTTGCTGAAACCGGCGCTCGCCCGCGGAACGCTGCGGACCGTGGCCGCGACGACCTGGGCCGAATACAAAAAGCACATCGAAAAAGACCCCGCGCTGACGCGACGGTTCCAAGTCGTCCAGGTCGAAGAGCCCAGCGAAGAACGGGCGATCTTGATGATGCGTGGGATCACGTCGACGCTGGAAAAACACCACAAGGTCAAAGTTCTGGACGAGGCTCTGGAGGCCGCGGTTAAGCTGTCCCACCGCTACATCCCCGCACGGCAGTTGCCCGACAAATCGGTCAGTCTGCTCGACACCGCCGCGGCACGCGTCGCCATCAGCCAGCATGCCGTCCCGGCGGAAGTCGACGATTCGCGAAAACGGATCGATGCACTCAATACCGAATTACGAATCATCGCCGACGAAAACCTGGTCGGCGTCGAGACGACCGAACGGCAGAAACGAGCCACCGAAGCGCTCGCCTACGAACAGGAACGTCTGAGCGGCTTGGAGGAGCGTTGGAACAACGAAAAAGAGCTGGTCGAAAAGATCCTGGATGTCCGCAGCCGGCTTCGTGGTCACCACGGCAAGGTCGAAGGCACCGACAGCCCGTTAGAAAAGGCTGCCGATGCGGAAGCCGAAACGGTCAAAGTGCAAACCGCCGAGGCGTCCGACGACAAGACCGAAGCCAAGTTGTCCGATGCGGACCGTCAAAAGCTGCTCGATGAACTCAAGGATCTACAAACGAAACTTCAGGAGCTGCAAGGCGAACACCCGCTGATCCTGCCCACCGTCGACGAACAGGCGGTCGGATCGGTCGTCCAGGATTGGACCGGCATTCCTGTCGGCCGGATGGTCAAAGACGAACTGGCGACCGTCTTGAAACTCGCTGACATTTTGAACGACCGCATCATCGGCCAGCGGCATGCGTTGGAGATGATCGCCAAGCGAATCCAAACATCCCGGGCCAGCCTGGACAATCCCGGCAAACCGATCGGCGTGTTCATGTTGGCCGGTCCGTCCGGCGTCGGGAAAACCGAAACGGCGCTCGCACTGGCCGAAGCTCTGTACGGCGGCGAGCAGAACGTGATCACGATCAACATGAGCGAGTTCCAAGAAGCCCACACCGTCAGCACGCTCAAAGGCGCACCTCCCGGATACGTCGGCTACGGCGAAGGCGGCGTGTTGACCGAAGCGGTGCGACGACGTCCCTACAGCGTCGTGTTGTTGGACGAAGTGGAAAAAGCTCACCACGATGTCCACGAAATCTTCTTCCAGGTCTTCGACAAGGGCTGGATGGAAGACGGCGAGGGGCGTGTGATCGATTTCAAGAACACGCTGATCCTGCTGACCACCAACGCCGGCACGGACCTGACCATGAACATGTGCAAGGATCCGGAGTTGATGCCCGACCCCGAGGGGCTGGCCAAAGCATTGCGTGGGCCGCTGTTGAAGGTCTTTCCGCCGGCGTTGTTGGGCCGGATCGTCACGATCCCCTATTATCCGCTCAGCGATGAAATGGTCGGCGCGATCGCCAAGCTGCAACTCGGCCGAATCGCCAAACGCATGCAAGCCAACCATGGCATTCCGTTCACATACGACGATGAAGTGATCAAGTTGATCGCCAGCCGCTGCACGGAATTGGAAAGCGGCGGCCGCATGATCGATGCCATCCTGACCAACACGGTGTTGCCGCAAATCAGCGGCGAGTTCCTGACCCGCATGATGGAAGGTGATCCGGCCAAGAAGGTTCACGTCTCGGTTAAAGACGGCGAATTCGACTATCAATTCGATTAA
- a CDS encoding M35 family metallo-endopeptidase, translated as MSKKTASERAEEIWTYIKSRDACSGATVDNIKGAIRQNGQSDDGIAMHFHLGWWVRGGDAESNRRKAVRAAAFLNCVNLKLTSEDAISRQLTLLKKDKKGELDERIDSILTLYARSARKSSQPAVGNALITEVRPEFAPSMQATGPRLNGRERMLGKNSLTHADTLMARTWTWLVKAKTAGSAARAYFELCFGPYDQGRYNTVKRNFQTIHSVVCGGEVVLHLRTMKTVGMPDDTPGAVGNIQGHIDTANGRYNLADLFAWAIPRGADGKPHIFLCDVFFSTNAKGPHAGAKAMESGSGQDNIGGVMIHELSHALCGTADVVHPDFNQACYGRPLCQHLAANYPDLAVNNADNYEIYCEDTENRELF; from the coding sequence ATGTCCAAGAAGACCGCAAGTGAACGGGCAGAGGAAATCTGGACCTACATCAAGAGTCGAGATGCATGCTCCGGCGCGACGGTGGACAACATCAAAGGTGCGATTCGACAGAACGGACAGTCCGATGACGGCATCGCAATGCACTTTCACCTCGGTTGGTGGGTCCGCGGAGGAGATGCCGAATCGAATCGTCGAAAAGCCGTGCGGGCGGCTGCGTTTTTGAACTGTGTCAATTTGAAACTGACCAGCGAAGACGCGATCTCCCGTCAGTTGACATTGCTAAAGAAAGATAAGAAGGGCGAGCTGGACGAGCGAATCGACTCCATCCTGACCCTTTATGCCAGATCCGCGCGAAAGTCTTCGCAACCCGCCGTTGGGAATGCACTGATTACGGAGGTGAGGCCGGAATTCGCACCGTCGATGCAGGCGACCGGACCCCGGCTAAACGGCCGCGAACGAATGCTCGGGAAGAATTCACTCACGCATGCCGATACGTTGATGGCGCGCACGTGGACGTGGTTGGTCAAAGCAAAAACGGCGGGATCGGCCGCCCGCGCCTATTTTGAACTCTGTTTCGGACCGTACGACCAAGGTCGATACAACACCGTCAAACGCAATTTCCAGACTATCCACAGCGTTGTTTGTGGCGGCGAAGTCGTCTTGCACCTTCGTACGATGAAAACGGTGGGCATGCCCGACGATACCCCCGGCGCCGTCGGGAACATTCAAGGGCACATCGATACCGCAAACGGACGCTATAACCTGGCAGATTTATTCGCCTGGGCCATTCCTCGCGGTGCCGACGGAAAGCCACACATCTTTCTGTGCGACGTGTTTTTCAGCACCAACGCCAAAGGGCCACACGCCGGAGCCAAGGCGATGGAGTCCGGTTCGGGGCAAGACAATATCGGGGGAGTGATGATTCACGAACTCTCGCACGCGCTTTGCGGGACTGCCGATGTCGTGCACCCCGACTTCAACCAGGCGTGTTACGGCAGACCATTGTGTCAGCACCTCGCGGCAAACTATCCCGACTTGGCCGTCAATAATGCGGACAATTACGAGATCTATTGCGAGGACACCGAGAATCGAGAGCTTTTCTAG
- a CDS encoding PAAR domain-containing protein: MSPPAARMTDLVKQDAPHCHAPIHPAAPVPTPVAHPALPLMIVKGAPNVMIGNMPAARVTDTTLPCMLPGCVPAGPGMIAKGSSSVLIGGMPAARVNDMTAHSSCVAPIPSPVGKVLPPGCPTVMIGG; this comes from the coding sequence ATGTCCCCTCCCGCTGCACGCATGACCGATCTTGTCAAACAGGACGCTCCGCACTGTCATGCACCGATTCATCCCGCAGCTCCGGTCCCGACGCCGGTTGCGCACCCCGCGCTTCCGTTGATGATCGTCAAAGGCGCGCCCAACGTGATGATCGGAAACATGCCTGCCGCACGGGTGACCGACACGACACTGCCGTGCATGTTGCCCGGCTGTGTCCCGGCCGGCCCCGGCATGATCGCCAAGGGATCCTCCAGTGTGCTGATCGGTGGCATGCCGGCTGCCAGAGTCAACGACATGACGGCCCACAGCAGCTGCGTCGCCCCGATCCCCAGCCCGGTCGGCAAGGTCCTGCCGCCGGGATGTCCGACTGTGATGATCGGGGGCTGA
- a CDS encoding lipase family protein, protein MRSTLEVKIPYELPRVTSMRAIALAYKIYERANAKSFSWIELSKRTTKALEKDSGSAKIIQEYPVFGRSWRGLTDSSLVAMVVVFENPGQLPPYSIYVVFRGSVGGKNEGGAGWLSSAQKVNVDWRANFDNVQEEADYGGAGFLIHGGYKSSLGSYRDRVMSAIAKAERAFPGSNIVITGHSQGAGHAALFTHWFSYQVPHLVPNMFCIPFSPPRVGDYRFASDFNHRIVARQLILPFDGVPSLGAMFVVKGHDPVSFDMEQAYAWKGTNDGHEISMRKYADSGLVKGGLAAKRKEKKYGGGGLQTYFHPSCLKILPGAKIAKGIAQVLNHKPNWIRDQIRKEFKKTT, encoded by the coding sequence ATGCGTTCGACCCTTGAGGTCAAGATTCCGTATGAGCTTCCGCGGGTCACGTCGATGCGAGCGATCGCACTGGCATACAAGATCTACGAACGTGCGAATGCGAAAAGCTTTTCTTGGATCGAGCTTTCCAAGCGGACGACCAAAGCACTCGAGAAAGATTCCGGGTCGGCAAAGATTATCCAAGAGTACCCGGTGTTCGGTAGAAGCTGGCGTGGACTGACGGACAGTTCGCTGGTGGCGATGGTCGTGGTGTTCGAGAATCCCGGTCAGTTGCCTCCCTATTCGATCTATGTCGTGTTCCGCGGGTCGGTGGGCGGCAAAAACGAAGGCGGTGCGGGATGGCTTAGCAGCGCCCAGAAGGTCAACGTCGATTGGCGAGCCAACTTCGACAATGTTCAAGAAGAAGCCGACTATGGTGGTGCCGGGTTCCTGATTCATGGCGGTTACAAAAGCAGCCTTGGATCCTACCGTGACCGCGTGATGTCCGCGATCGCCAAAGCGGAGCGGGCGTTTCCGGGCAGCAACATCGTGATCACTGGTCACAGCCAAGGGGCGGGGCATGCCGCCCTGTTCACCCATTGGTTTTCGTACCAGGTGCCGCACCTTGTTCCAAACATGTTCTGCATCCCGTTTTCTCCGCCACGTGTCGGCGATTACCGGTTTGCGTCGGACTTCAATCACCGGATCGTTGCGCGACAACTGATCCTGCCGTTCGACGGCGTGCCCTCACTCGGTGCCATGTTCGTCGTCAAGGGGCATGATCCGGTGTCCTTCGACATGGAGCAGGCCTATGCCTGGAAGGGAACCAACGACGGTCACGAAATCAGCATGCGGAAATACGCCGACTCGGGATTGGTCAAAGGTGGCTTGGCGGCCAAACGCAAGGAAAAGAAATATGGGGGCGGTGGGCTGCAAACCTATTTCCACCCCAGTTGCCTGAAGATCCTTCCGGGGGCAAAAATCGCCAAAGGCATCGCGCAAGTCTTGAACCACAAACCGAATTGGATTCGAGACCAGATCCGTAAAGAGTTCAAGAAGACGACGTGA